A region of the Actinomycetota bacterium genome:
GCAAAGTTCTTCTTGCGGCCCCACAGCCAGGCCCGCAGGATCCGGCCGCCGTCGAGCGGGAGGGCCGGCACGAGGTTGAAGATCACGACCGCAATGTTGATCCGGGCCAGGTAGTCCAGAACCCCGCCTATCTCCAGCGGCAGCCCCGAGCGGGCTCCGACCCAGGTGGCCAGGGCGAACCCGGCCGCCAGCACTACCGATACCAGCGGCCCGGCGGCTGCGATCCGAAACTCGGCCCCCGCTGAGGGAAACCGGCCCTCGAAGCGGGCGACCCCGCCGAACAGCCACAGCGTGATGTCGGAGATCTTCATGCCCTCCTTCAGGGCCCGGAAGGCGTGCCCGAGCTCGTGGAGAAGGATGCAGATAAAGAAGATCAGCGCGGACAGGACCGCCATGATCATGTAGGTGTCGGGGCTTAATCCCGGGTAGGTGAACGGGAACACGTCCCGGCCGAGCGACCACGAGACCAGCGCGAACACCACCAGCCAGGACCAGTGGGCTCCGATCCGGATGCCCCGGACCCGGAGCAGGGTGAAGCTCGGGGCGAGCATCCCCCGCCTGGCGGGCTTGGGGGATCCGGTCTGGGGGGCGCGCTGGTCGGGCGTGGAGCTCAAAGCCGGGCCCGCCGGGTCACGAGGTTCCCAGAGCCTTTAGAGCCGGCTCTATCTCTCCCTTGGTAGCAACGTTGTCCCATCGCCCGGCTATCTTGCCGTCGGCGCCGATCAGGAAGACCCAGGGCTCCAACGCGGTCTCCCCCCGGAGCATCCACTCGGCGGCCGCCCGGTTGATCTCCTTGGCCTCGAAGTCCCGCCACACCTCGATGTGGATGAAGTTGGCCGTGCCGGCGTACTCCTTGGAGAGGCCCTGCACCATGTCGGTGATCGGCCCGCAGAACCGGCTGACGCAGTAGGTGGGGGTCGAAACCACCAGCAGTGTGGGTTTGCCCGATGCGATGCTCGCAGCTACGGTCATCCTGTGCAGCTCGGGGTCGGGGAGGTCTTTGCCCTCACGAGCGCGTGAGTCGACCGCTGCGGCCGGTGCGTCGGCGGCTCCGGCGGTCAGGTTCTCACTTCGGGGGGCGTCCTCCCCTATCCACGGGAAGCGGTGCTTGTCGAAAACCTCAAAGGTGGTCCGACCGGTCCACTTGCCCTCGTCCTCGACGTCGGCCTCGATCACGACACCCCAGAAGCCGGGCTTGTCGAACGAGGCCTGGGTGGCGTAGACGCCGCTTCCTTCGGCTGACGGCAGGAGAGACGGCTCGTCCGGAACTTCCGGATCGGGACCGTTGGCGTCCGCCGGGATCGGAAGGAACTCGGCTTCGGACTCGGCAACGACCTCGCCTTTGGTCTCGGCCTCACGGGTCCCGAGGTAGGCGAACTTCAGGTCGACCTTGCCGCCGCCGATCAGCTCGTTCTCCTGGGTCACCAGCCCGACCATGAACCGCTGGGTGCCGACCGCCAGGTCGTAGCTCGCCAGCTGGGGGGCGATCTGGTCGCCCTCTGGGGTCGCCTTCTCGGCATCGGTTGAGCCGGACCCCGATCCCGATCCGCCGCACGCCGCCAGCAGGGCGAGCGCGAACAAGATCGCAAGTGGTTTTGCGGTTCGGGTCACTTGTTCAGGAGGGAGTGCAGACGGAAGTGGTCACTTCAATCGAGTTTAAGGCCTCCGCCGTGCGAGTAAGTAGCAGGTCCAGGGCCGCCGTCGTCTCCTCCGCCGGCGCCGAGGTGTTGAAGGACTGCTCCACGTCGTTTTTCGCCTCCAGCATCCGGGCGGCCACGGCACGATCGGCCTCCTCGGCCTTGCGTGCGATGTCGTGCAGGGGCGAGTGCACCTTGCCGTAGAACTGCCCTCGGGCCTCCTCTACGTCGGCCCCGGCCAGGGATCGGGTTTCGCAGAGGTCGGTGTACGCGGTTTCCAGGACCTCGTCGGAGGTCTGTACACCGTCCCCGGCCGCGTCCGGCTTTCCCGCGGTCTGGGAGTAGACGGCGAAACCCACGGCGGCCAGCCCCAGAAGCACCAGGACAATCAGCAGCCGGGACCGCCCGATGCTGGGAAGGTTAGCCAAAGGCGGAGGCCATCCGGTTCAGCTGGGCGTTGATCGCTGCGGCTTCCGGCGCGGAAAGCTCCTCCCTCTCCACGTACTTGGCGACCTCCTGCCGGGCGTCGTCCACGTTGGCTGCGGCGTCGTCGAGATCGCCCTTGTCCGCCTCGGAGATGACCTTGCCGACCTCGTCCAGGATGTTGTCGCTGGCTCGCTCGGAGACCGAACCGGAGGCCAGCCCGGCGTTCAGCACTCCCTGGATGTTCCCGGCGGCGCTCTGCAAGGTGGCCCGGTCGAAAGTAGGCACAGGCTCCTCTTCCTCCTCTTCGTCGGGGGTCTCCGACGGAGTAGGGGTGGGGGAAGGCGTCGGCGAAGGGCTGGGCGTCGGGGACGTGCTGGGCGTGGGCGATGGGGTGGGCGACGCGGGCGCCACCGACAGCTCGAGCGACGGAGTGGGGGCCGGGGCGGGAGGGTCGGTGCCCCCGAGAAGGTTGGTCAACAAAAAGTAGGCGCCGCCGGCAAGGAGAAGCAAAGCCGCTGCCAGCAGTCCCCAGCGGCGGGGAGGGGGTGGCTCGACCGGGCGCTGCTGCATGACCCGCGTCCGGTCGCCGGCGCTCTGGACGACGGTCGGGGACGAGGTTGCGACAGCGGTCGCGACCGGCACCCCACCCGCCGCTACCGGATACTCGTCTCGAAGGTCCAAAGCCATGCTGGCGGTGCTGGAGTACCGGTCGTCCGGGTCCTTGGCCAGCGCCCGCATCACGATCCGGTCCAGGTGCGCCGGCACTTCCGGATTGAGGGCCGAGGGCGGCGGAGGCTGCTCGGAGGCCAGCTTGTGGGCAATTTCCATCAGGCTGTCGCCGGAGATGGGCGGCTGCCCGGTCAACATCTCGTACATCACACAGCCGAGCGCGTAGATGTCGGCCCGCTCGTCGAGGGGGCGGCCGTAGGCCTGCTCGGGGGCCAGGTACTTCACGGTTCCGAGGACTGCGCCCACCTGGGTGTGGCCGTCGGTGCCGCTCTTGGCGATCCCGAAGTCCATGACCTTCACCTTGCCGCCCGGCTCGACCATGATATTGGCGGGCTTCACGTCCCGGTGGATGATGCCCTTCATGTGGGCGGCTCCCAGTCCCTCGCACACACTCGACGCGATAGTTACCACCCGGCCGGCGTCGAGGGGGGCATGCTGGCGGATCACCGCGTCCAGCGTCGAACCCTGGACGTACTCCATGACGATGTAGTGGTAGTCGCCCTCGGCCCCGATGTCGTAGACGCCCACCAGGTTCGGGTGGTTGAGCGACGCCACCGACTGCGCCTCCCTCTGGAAGCGGGCGACGAAGGACGGGTCCCCAGCCAGGCTTGCCGAAAGCACCTTGATAGCGACCGTG
Encoded here:
- a CDS encoding site-2 protease family protein, which codes for MSSTPDQRAPQTGSPKPARRGMLAPSFTLLRVRGIRIGAHWSWLVVFALVSWSLGRDVFPFTYPGLSPDTYMIMAVLSALIFFICILLHELGHAFRALKEGMKISDITLWLFGGVARFEGRFPSAGAEFRIAAAGPLVSVVLAAGFALATWVGARSGLPLEIGGVLDYLARINIAVVIFNLVPALPLDGGRILRAWLWGRKKNFA
- a CDS encoding protein kinase; the protein is MSPDLPQLFGNRYRIDGLIAEGGMARVYQGTDTVLGRTVAIKVLSASLAGDPSFVARFQREAQSVASLNHPNLVGVYDIGAEGDYHYIVMEYVQGSTLDAVIRQHAPLDAGRVVTIASSVCEGLGAAHMKGIIHRDVKPANIMVEPGGKVKVMDFGIAKSGTDGHTQVGAVLGTVKYLAPEQAYGRPLDERADIYALGCVMYEMLTGQPPISGDSLMEIAHKLASEQPPPPSALNPEVPAHLDRIVMRALAKDPDDRYSSTASMALDLRDEYPVAAGGVPVATAVATSSPTVVQSAGDRTRVMQQRPVEPPPPRRWGLLAAALLLLAGGAYFLLTNLLGGTDPPAPAPTPSLELSVAPASPTPSPTPSTSPTPSPSPTPSPTPTPSETPDEEEEEEPVPTFDRATLQSAAGNIQGVLNAGLASGSVSERASDNILDEVGKVISEADKGDLDDAAANVDDARQEVAKYVEREELSAPEAAAINAQLNRMASAFG